A genomic window from Streptomyces broussonetiae includes:
- a CDS encoding PP2C family protein-serine/threonine phosphatase, which yields MEYERERQPLRFHGRSVAWVPSLLLYIGILLVDFHTTERFRIISWIVLVPGTAAAICGVWTTGGFAVLAVVTYVVVDSTWPGEYQAGLGDFVLVALGGVLATMAAAVRERKERQTLRIMHIAETTRRTVLRPLPARWAGLEHAGVYLAADVDARVGGDFYDIQPGPYGTRVLVGDVQGKGLGAVEAAAALLGTFREAGYHERDLATVAERLETRMLRHRDHGVALGHDDGDRFATAVLIGFPVDAADVVDTVNFGHEPPLAVGPRGVRELPSGDGLPIGMSELGAGPPPVHRVPLAADETLLLVTDGVTEARDRAGEFYPLARDITAMATAEPDLRAEPRRLVRRVRDGVLRHSRGRLGDDTTVFAVRRLAGPEGEGPDRAVCGPEARVCRRSGYGAGWKS from the coding sequence ATGGAGTACGAGCGGGAGCGTCAGCCGCTGCGCTTCCACGGCCGCAGTGTCGCCTGGGTGCCCTCGCTGCTGCTGTACATCGGCATCCTGCTGGTGGACTTCCACACCACCGAGCGGTTCCGGATCATCTCCTGGATCGTGCTGGTCCCGGGTACGGCCGCGGCGATCTGCGGGGTGTGGACGACGGGTGGTTTCGCCGTGCTCGCGGTGGTGACGTACGTCGTCGTCGACAGCACCTGGCCCGGTGAGTACCAGGCCGGGCTCGGCGACTTCGTCCTGGTCGCCCTCGGCGGTGTCCTGGCCACCATGGCCGCCGCCGTGCGTGAGCGCAAGGAGCGGCAGACCCTGCGCATCATGCACATCGCCGAGACCACCCGGCGTACCGTGCTGCGTCCGCTGCCGGCGCGCTGGGCCGGGCTGGAGCACGCGGGTGTGTATCTGGCCGCCGACGTCGACGCCCGGGTCGGCGGCGACTTCTACGACATCCAGCCCGGCCCGTACGGCACCCGCGTCCTCGTCGGTGACGTCCAGGGCAAGGGCCTCGGCGCGGTGGAGGCCGCCGCCGCGCTGCTCGGCACCTTCCGCGAGGCCGGCTACCACGAGAGGGATCTCGCGACCGTCGCCGAACGCCTGGAGACCCGGATGCTGCGGCACCGGGACCACGGCGTCGCGCTCGGCCACGACGACGGCGACCGGTTCGCCACCGCCGTGCTGATCGGCTTTCCCGTGGACGCCGCGGACGTCGTCGATACCGTGAACTTCGGGCACGAGCCCCCGCTCGCGGTCGGTCCCCGCGGGGTGCGCGAGCTGCCCAGCGGCGACGGGCTGCCGATCGGCATGAGCGAGCTGGGGGCGGGGCCGCCACCCGTGCACCGGGTGCCGCTGGCCGCCGACGAGACGCTGCTGCTGGTCACCGACGGCGTGACCGAGGCCCGCGACCGGGCCGGTGAGTTCTATCCGCTGGCCCGGGACATCACCGCCATGGCCACCGCCGAGCCGGACCTGCGGGCCGAGCCCCGGCGGCTGGTGCGCCGGGTCCGTGACGGCGTCCTGCGGCACAGCAGGGGGCGGCTCGGCGACGACACCACGGTGTTCGCGGTGCGGCGGCTTGCGGGGCCCGAGGGCGAAGGCCCCGACAGGGCGGTTTGCGGACCTGAGGCGCGCGTTTGCAGGCGCAGCGGTTACGGTGCTGGCTGGAAGTCGTGA